Below is a window of Demequina muriae DNA.
TGCGGCTCACGGGATCCGGACTGGGGTGCTCCACCTGGCCGCAGTGCGAGCCCGGGCGCTTCACCCCCGAGTTCCACAGCGAGAACTGGCTGCATCCCGCCGTCGAGTTCGGCAACCGGCTGCTGACGTTCGTGCTGGTCATCGTCGCCCTCGGGGTCGCCATCGCCGTATGGCGCAACCGTCCCGACCTCAAGTGGCTGGGGCTCGTTCCCGGCATCGGCGTGATCCTGCAGGCCGTCGTGGGCGGCATCACCGTGCTCGTCGAGCTGCACCCGCTCGTGGTAGCCCCTCACCTGCTGCTCTCCGCGCTGCTGGTCTGGTACTCGGTGTGGCTTGCGCTGAGATATCGACGCGCACCCCGGCGTGCGGGGCGGCCGATGCGGTGGTCGCTTCGCCTGTCCTCGCTCCTGCTCGTGGTGCTGCTCGTCCTCGGCGCCCTCACCACCGGAGCCGGTCCGCACTCGGGGGACGCCGATGCGACCGAGCGGCTCTCTCTTGATCCCGCGATGATCGCCAGGGCTCACGCTCTCGCGGTGTGGGCATTCGTCGCGTGCCTCGCGTGGATCGTCTGGCGGGTCCGCCGCGACGTGTCCGAGTCCGCCCACCACGCAGCAGGCGGTCGCGACGAGGTGCGCCGCGCATGGGTGGTGCTGGTCATCATCACGTTCGCCCAGGGCGGCATCGGCTACGCCCAGTACTTCACCGGTCTGCCCGAGGTGCTGGTGGGGCTCCACCTGGTCGGGGTGGGCGCGCTCACCGCTGCTCACGCCGCGATGCACTACCTGCTGAGCGCTCGGCGCTCACCGACCGCTGCGGCCTAGCAGCCGCTCACTCGCCAGTGCCGGTCGCCTATCGCTGAAGGCGCGTCGCCTCCGGACGCATCCAGGGCGCATCGGCCGCCCTCAGCGTCGCATACCCGCTGCGACGCGCGTGGT
It encodes the following:
- a CDS encoding COX15/CtaA family protein, which produces MPSRLVHALRSALTWVLDLVARHGRGFTIANILAQAGIIVTGGVVRLTGSGLGCSTWPQCEPGRFTPEFHSENWLHPAVEFGNRLLTFVLVIVALGVAIAVWRNRPDLKWLGLVPGIGVILQAVVGGITVLVELHPLVVAPHLLLSALLVWYSVWLALRYRRAPRRAGRPMRWSLRLSSLLLVVLLVLGALTTGAGPHSGDADATERLSLDPAMIARAHALAVWAFVACLAWIVWRVRRDVSESAHHAAGGRDEVRRAWVVLVIITFAQGGIGYAQYFTGLPEVLVGLHLVGVGALTAAHAAMHYLLSARRSPTAAA